Proteins from a genomic interval of Rosa chinensis cultivar Old Blush chromosome 2, RchiOBHm-V2, whole genome shotgun sequence:
- the LOC112185753 gene encoding probable LRR receptor-like serine/threonine-protein kinase At3g47570 isoform X1 gives MLMLRRKKNATTAAHIILMPQVLRRRVSYQELLCATDGFNESNLLGIGAFGSVYKGTFPDEIDVAIKVFNLDLEGAFASFEVECEMLSNVHHRNLVKVISCCSQIDFKGLVLNYMPNGSLEKWLYSQNSSLDLVQRLDIMIDVTSALEYLHHDYEVPIVHCDLKPSNILLDDDMVAHVADFGIAKLLGGGDSMTQTMTLATIGYIAPEYGMEGIVTRRGDVYSFGIVVMETFTRRKPTDEIFIGEMRLSQWVANHLVANAIVDVVDATLLGTEEDHEFVSKRECLSSIMRLAVACSAESPEERINMQEAVAMLKTIKIKFSKQTAAGVVLNCHPAW, from the exons ATGTTGATGTTACGCAGAAAAAAGAATGCAACAACTGCAGCACATATTATCTTGATGCCTCAAGTTTTACGCAGAAGGGTTTCATACCAAGAGCTCCTATGTGCGACAGATGGATTCAATGAAAGCAACTTACTTGGTATTGGGGCTTTTGGCTCGGTATATAAAGGAACATTTCCAGATGAGATAGATGTTGCAATAAAGGTTTTCAATTTGGATTTAGAAGGGGCATTTGCAAGTTTTGAGGTTGAATGTGAAATGCTAAGTAATGTTCATCACAGAAATCTTGTCAAAGTCATCAGTTGTTGTAGTCAAATTGATTTCAAAGGTCTTGTATTGAATTACATGCCTAATGGGAGCCTTGAGAAGTGGTTGTATTCTCAAAATTCTTCTTTAGACTTAGTGCAGAGGTTGGATATAATGATAGATGTTACATCGGCATTGGAGTACCTTCACCATGATTATGAAGTACCTATTGTCCATTGCGATTTGAAGCCGAGCAACATCTTACTAGATGATGATATGGTTGCACATGTTGCTGATTTTGGTATTGCAAAACTCTTGGGTGGAGGAGATTCTATGACTCAAACCATGACCCTGGCCACAATTGGGTATATTGCTCCAG AGTATGGAATGGAAGGAATAGTGACCAGAAGAGGGGATGTGTATAGCTTCGGTATTGTAGTGATGGAAACATTTACAAGAAGGAAACCAACTGATGAGATCTTCATTGGGGAAATGAGATTAAGTCAATGGGTTGCAAATCACCTAGTTGCAAATGCGATAGTTGATGTTGTGGATGCTACTTTACTTGGAACCGAGGAGGATCATGAGTTTGTGAGCAAGAGGGAGTGCTTATCATCTATTATGAGATTAGCTGTTGCTTGCTCAGCAGAATCACCAGAAGAGAGGATAAACATGCAAGAGGCTGTAGCCATGCTTAAAACAATCAAGATCAAGTTTTCAAAGCAAACTGCAGCAGGTGTGGTGTTGAACTGTCATCCTGCTTGGTAA
- the LOC112185753 gene encoding probable LRR receptor-like serine/threonine-protein kinase At3g47570 isoform X2 — MLMLRRKKNATTAAHIILMPQVLRRRVSYQELLCATDGFNESNLLGIGAFGSVYKGTFPDEIDVAIKVFNLDLEGAFASFEVECEMLSNVHHRNLVKVISCCSQIDFKGLVLNYMPNGSLEKWLYSQNSSLDLVQRLDIMIDVTSALEYLHHDYEVPIVHCDLKPSNILLDDDMVAHVADFGIAKLLGGGDSMTQTMTLATIGYIAPEYGMEGIVTRRGDVYSFGIVVMETFTRRKPTDEIFIGEMRLSQWVANHLVANAIVDVVDATLLGTEEDHEFVSKRECLSSIMRLAVACSAESPEERINMQEAVAMLKTIKIKFSKQTAAED; from the exons ATGTTGATGTTACGCAGAAAAAAGAATGCAACAACTGCAGCACATATTATCTTGATGCCTCAAGTTTTACGCAGAAGGGTTTCATACCAAGAGCTCCTATGTGCGACAGATGGATTCAATGAAAGCAACTTACTTGGTATTGGGGCTTTTGGCTCGGTATATAAAGGAACATTTCCAGATGAGATAGATGTTGCAATAAAGGTTTTCAATTTGGATTTAGAAGGGGCATTTGCAAGTTTTGAGGTTGAATGTGAAATGCTAAGTAATGTTCATCACAGAAATCTTGTCAAAGTCATCAGTTGTTGTAGTCAAATTGATTTCAAAGGTCTTGTATTGAATTACATGCCTAATGGGAGCCTTGAGAAGTGGTTGTATTCTCAAAATTCTTCTTTAGACTTAGTGCAGAGGTTGGATATAATGATAGATGTTACATCGGCATTGGAGTACCTTCACCATGATTATGAAGTACCTATTGTCCATTGCGATTTGAAGCCGAGCAACATCTTACTAGATGATGATATGGTTGCACATGTTGCTGATTTTGGTATTGCAAAACTCTTGGGTGGAGGAGATTCTATGACTCAAACCATGACCCTGGCCACAATTGGGTATATTGCTCCAG AGTATGGAATGGAAGGAATAGTGACCAGAAGAGGGGATGTGTATAGCTTCGGTATTGTAGTGATGGAAACATTTACAAGAAGGAAACCAACTGATGAGATCTTCATTGGGGAAATGAGATTAAGTCAATGGGTTGCAAATCACCTAGTTGCAAATGCGATAGTTGATGTTGTGGATGCTACTTTACTTGGAACCGAGGAGGATCATGAGTTTGTGAGCAAGAGGGAGTGCTTATCATCTATTATGAGATTAGCTGTTGCTTGCTCAGCAGAATCACCAGAAGAGAGGATAAACATGCAAGAGGCTGTAGCCATGCTTAAAACAATCAAGATCAAGTTTTCAAAGCAAACTGCAGCAG
- the LOC121051480 gene encoding BRASSINOSTEROID INSENSITIVE 1-associated receptor kinase 1-like, with protein MLKEIGLGSNNFEGPITYEIGYLPNLEWLALGGNNLNGHIPSSIFNISTIAVLELSLNQLSGSLPADIGLALPKLERFYAGANHLSGVIPKSIPNASELQLLSLGDSEVTSPVILGI; from the exons ATGTTGAAGGAGATCGGCCTTGGTAGTAATAATTTTGAAG GTCCTATAACATATGAGATTGGTTATCTTCCTAATTTAGAGTGGTTGGCTCTCGGTGGTAATAATCTAAATGGCCATATCCCATCCTCAATCTTCAATATCTCCACAATAGCAGTATTAGAACTCAGCCTCAATCAGCTTTCTGGTAGCCTCCCAGCAGACATAGGCCTTGCGCTTCCAAAACTAGAACGGTTTTACGCAGGAGCGAATCACCTCAGTGGAGTAATCCCCAAATCCATCCCCAATGCTTCTGAGCTTCAGCTTCTAAGCCTGGGAG ATTCAGAGGTAACATCCCCAGTGATATTGGGAATTTGA
- the LOC121048946 gene encoding uncharacterized protein LOC121048946, with product MSEESPANPVDGPDASSFTAFLYSLLSSSESGDKSKSSDQQVDDQMDKPDSLSDSAVKANSGKRSLFSKGKHTLSKAMYQAARFGGYRSQERKGNLDVKGDDANDSEFTGVEMRHMHKAQKPVASVHLPDISEPSLLLTEKTRIVLYSSLPALVQGRQWLLLYSTWRHGISLSTLYRRSMLY from the exons ATGAGTGAAGAGAGTCCAGCTAATCCGGTTGACGGGCCTGACGCTTCTTCATTTACTGCATTTCTCTACTCACTGTTATCGTCGTCAGAGTCGGGAGATAAGAGCAAAAGTTCGGATCAACAGGTTGATGACCAAATGGATAAGCCCGACTCGTTGTCTGATTCTGCAGTGAAAGCAAACAGTGGGAAGAGAAGCTTGTTTTCCAAGGGGAAACACACGCTTAGTAAAGCTATGTACCAGGCTGCAAGATTTGGTGGGTATCGGAGTCAAGAGCGGAAGGGTAACCTTGATGTGAAAGGTGATGATGCGAATGACTCTGAGTTTACTGGAGTTGAGATGAGGCATATGCATAAAGCACAGAAGCCTGTGGCCTCGGTTCATTTGCCAGACATCTCTGAACCGTCTTTACTTCTTACTGAGAAAACTAGAATTGTTCTTTACAGTTCACTCCCGGCGCTAGTTCAGGGAAGACAATGGTTGTTACTATATAG TACATGGAGGCATGGCATATCACTTTCAACCCTATACAGAAGAAGTATGCTTTACTGA